CATTTTAGAGTTGGATTGTCACGTGGTTCTGTATCACTAAcctttgttataaattttaaaaattgttattattattattttaaaaaaattaagccaaattcaaatcaaataaaaatctaatccAGCCTAATTTGTATGGTTTGGATTGGATAATTTGAATTGGTCGAGTTatcgagtcatatgaacactttTAGAATATAGTTTACTGAAAGTGCTACAAACTTCTAACctcgaagaaaatgaaaattaaaaattaaaaattttaaaatttaagaacgtAAGAAAGAGAGTTCATCGAAACGGTGCCGTATTAACCCTTCTCAAATTATTTACAATTGGGCTTTTTATCTGTTGAGCACATTTTGGGCCTTGTTGGGCTGAACCACGCCAACCGACGTGTCGAATGGGTAATTCCCCTTAGGTCGCGGTAGTTGGGACCACGTCGGGTCATTTGACAGACTACGTGgcatatatttcatatattatattattttattttgtatatagACAgacaagaacagaaaaaatatcatattcaaagtttaaacttaaattataattaaaaaaaaaaaagttagaattttgtttttcaaattaattttaacattttattaaattctaattttctcaaatttgtaatttatcataaaataaaattataaaaatataaattgaaatatgaatttgatttttcaattaaaaagctttaaattttcatattaatttattggttttgaagagatatttctttattcaaatagaattaaaacaaataagattcttttaaaaattattttatttctctctctcttgaagTGTTCAAcatatgagagagaaaaatgattaactttaattattaattaatttattcttaatagACAGACCAATGAGACAAAGGTTCAAAATTCCAAAAGCTGTCGGAGACAAGATGATTTCAGCAACAACAATAAGAGGCAATAATTTAGTtgacttattttattttatttatttacaataaataaCACATGTGCATACATAAAAGCCAGTAATGCAAGCCTCATGTCGCATTTGAgagaaacattttaaaattgtgagcgaaaaaatacattgaaaataattttttaaaaaaatcgatATTATAAGCTAAAAACTAATAAggaaatattacaattttaatgacactgttggatgatgaaagtcccacgtctgctaatttaggaaatgataataggtttataaacaaagaatacactctccagtatatgaggcattttgaggaaacacaaagcaaagccacgagagtttatggataatatcataacattgtggagagtcgtgtgttcgtctaacagacACATGAAGAATTGACAATTAGTTCTGTACTACCTTctttttgacattttagtccaataaaaatttgaaatgttttaaaacatgtcctgaatttaaataatttaaagtttcaaataaatgaaaaaaaaaatgaaattttaattttttttttcatgggtCTAATGCATTAGTTAGATATTCATTAGATCGGGGTTCGTTAGGTTTGGTGTAATGTCAAAATCGAATTAAGCTCGGATGGGTTTTGGTGTTGGCTCGTGGGTTTAGTTTGTACGTTGTGGAGCTTCATCAGAGAAAAGATGTAAGATTCGGCACTACGAAcacgattggagagggaagaGACTTCTACCCGAGGAACGAAAATGTTGATGTAGATCATGAGAATGACGAGAATTATgatcacaatcgcactcttttAACAATAGAACGTCGATTGTGTAGCACTTATAAACAAGTTAACTGGGTAAAAGTCGTAATTCGGGGACAATTTTGATGTATGGTCGAGTCTCGAGACATGTTATGAGAGAAAATCATGAacgataatttttaaaactaggaataaataaattaaaaaatctaaatttattttaaaaaattatttatcatatttgGCTTATTTTCACATGACCGTTAGGGCGTCCAGATTCAAGCACTCCTCATTCTAACGTCAGTGCTTgcgattttttaatttaatttaatttaaatttttaaatatttttagaggTGGGCGGTTGTAACGTCAAAAAAGTCTCAGCTTTCTAGCATCCTATTATGGTTCCCTATAAATAATCCTCACTCGCACTGAATTGGTTAGATTGGCGTCTGTTCTTATTAGAGTATCTCCTCCAAGTATCGCGTTCCGAGAGTTAAATTTTTCAGGAATCATCTCTCGAGGAACATCCATGGCTGCCTTGTGAGTATTCCGAGTTCGGGAAATGGATTTTAgcatatttttgttgtttttttttcttctggttGATGAATTTGATTCTTGTTGTAGCGTGGAAGAGGTTTTACCACCGTCGTTGGACGCCACCGCGGAACAACCTCCATTGTTCGATGGAACTACAAGGTTCGCTCGGATTTGCCCTCTTTATCTGTTGAAATCTCTGTTTTCCGTCGATTGCATTCTTTGCCCTAAATTCGCTCgcatttaagattttttttttcctctgttATTTGAAGGTTGTATACTGCTTACATTTGTCCATATGCTCAACGTGTGTGGATCACAAGGAATTACAAGGTTTGTTTATTGATTGTtgggttgtgaggtcttatttTATTGCCCAAATGTCATGGTTGcttgtgtttttgtttgtacttgttaagaatttatctaaaaaaaaaattgaacacaTTCAATAGCTCAAGCTCTTAGGTCTTGTGATAGTTTAACTTGTATCGAAATAGAGTGTTAAAAGTTGGTTGGAGTATATTCATTATCTATCAATAGATTTTTGAATCATTTGTAAGAAACTAATGGCGCgagaattttttgttttattattaggGTTTAGGTCTTATTGGACAACGGCGAGGTTTGGATCTTGAATTTTATCTATAATATTCAGCAACTTGCTAAATCTTGTCAGTTTCCTCTCcatgaatataatattaaatgtatCTTGATGCATCAACTCATTCTTTTGGATTTAGTGGTAGttgattatctttttttaatgcttaCTTTCTCTTTCCATGGATCTAATTTCACTCTGAAGCACTTAGGtggctcttttttttttgggttttgtacattatataatttattaccaCCAATTATcatttgcttcttcttcattggaTGCAGGGATTACAAGATAAAATTAAGCTAGTTCCTCTCAACCTTTTTAATAGGCCTGACTGGTATAAGGAAAAAGTATACCCTACAAACAAGGTGATTCatgttgaagaaaatcacATTCTTGTTCCTTGTTCCATTTGCTTGTTCCTTAGTGATTGAAGATCACTGTTGAGTTTCTTCTTATCTTCAGGTGCCAGCTCTGGAACATAATGGGAAAATTATTGGAGAAAGTATTGATCTGATCAAATATGTTGTAGCAACTTTGAAGGACCTTCTCTTCTCCCTGATGTAAGTAGACAGACAAAGTTTTGTTAGCTTGTTTTGTCACTAAGCATATATTAACATTTACTCGTTGGTttattcaaatcaaattatagGATCCTGCTAAAAAGGAGTATGCTGAAGAGTTGATATCCTACAGTGATACGTTTAATGGTGCAATAATCTCTTCGTTTAAAGGCGATACTGCAAAGGAAGCAGGTAAAACTTTTCAACTTGATCACTCTTTTCATCCTGTTATGAACATTGGCTGATTATACTACAAACTCTGTTAGGTGCtcaatttgattatttggaAAATGCTTTGCAAAAATTCGATGGTCCCTTCTTCCTTGGAGAAATCAGTCAGGTAACTTGACCTTTCATAAGCCCTGgttctgtttcttttgaatttccaaGTCATGATGTCAGGAGTTTTAGGAAAGCTAACTAGTTTGCTGTGTTTTAAGTAAGTCATGCTTAAAATTTACAACGggagtttttgttctttaggTGGATATAGTATACATTCCATTTGTTGAAAGATTCCAAGTTTTCTTATTGGAAGCTTTCAAGATTGACATCACAGAAGGAAGGCCTAAACTAGCTGCATGGATTGAGGTGCGTCGTATGTTTAGATTGCATTCTGATAGTATCGGTAGCTCGGTGTCGATAGTTCTGATAAAGCTTTGTTGTGAAAATAAATGGTTTATCCCATACTTACCTAGTTGTTGTTAATTCTGTCACTTCTCGAATTCTGAGCCATCTTTCAGCCTAAATTAGTATGTCTCTGAAGTCCCATTTGCCCACTTTCTTGTTCCTTGATTTCTTGGCTTCCTTTCAATCAAATTGATTTGGAACTCTGGTAAGAAATGCTCCGGAATAGATTCTAGTGATTTCAAAGTGATCGAACTAAGAATTACTTTTAGAAacattttattgtaatttgaACTTTGTAgtcattttaaagaaaatgaaacaaaaaccaGAGCCTTTTTAAGTAGGGTAAAATAAGTTTgtatctttgaactttccgagttgaattaattaaaactctatGCTGATAATTGTATGATTTAAGAGTCTAAATTTTCTCTATGTGAATCAATTTAGATTCTTAGTTAGTCCGTTGGAAAGTCAATTAtgcataattttgaaactatcGTTGTGTCTCTCATGAATTTTATTTGCTCTATCATCGCCAATTTCTCTTCGAACATCGATCTCTTTAatgatgaaaatttgaattttgtttcatattaGCATACTAAGCCTTTCTTATTCTCTAACATGTTCATCTGCACACACTTCAACCCACAATCCTCAATCCTCTTCCACTCAAATCTTCTGATCTGGTTGTACCAAACGAACCTTTGcttcaatttcatcttttcAATTACATCATTGTCATGAATGtcaatgtactttttgtttgtAGGAGTTCAACAAGAGTGATGcttacaaacaaacaaaagccGATCCCAAGTTGGTCGTTGAAGTTTATAAGAAGCGATTCTTGGTAACATTTGCTTTGCTACACATCTTGCATATAAATGCAATTTTCCTCAAGAATCTATCATCTATGCTGCTTTGTTAACATCTTTTTTTGTATACAAATTGTGTAAGCAGGGTTAAGAACGAACGATGGGGAGGTTGCGTGTTGCCGTATAATAAATAAGTCGTTCGACGCGTCGACAGAGAAATTTCGGCATTTATACTTGTGTTTGCTTTACATGTAATTCGGATGtcttatgaatgaaatttgagGCATTTAGGAGTTATCATGATGTTAAATTATagaccattttcttttctacttGGTTGATAATATGAACGTGTAAATTGCGTGAGAATTAGTGAACCCTAGAAAAAGTCTAACCTAAAAGTGAATTAGGAAAACCATCCATTATTACTCttaaattggatttttttttttttttttttttttttttttttttttttttttttttttttttNCATCAAAATTGTAACTCAACTTTTACagtatttcaaattttaatttacttttcataaaaaaattgttaaaaacaaaaatattcttataggataaattagaaaatatgtACCAACTACTATgaaagttgattttttttttttttttttaattgaacttaattttatgaaatgtttGAGTTTTATTGAGCTTTGaagtgttagacgaacacgactcttgaCAATGGTCTcattttgctttgggcttccccaaaaggcctcacaccaatagagttagtattttccctaaattagccgatgtgagagtttcatcatcaaacaccttccctcgaacaaagcatgcctccccttaatcgatgCTTGACTCATTTGAagttttagtcattttttactgccttcgagggtGCTTGAgtcctttttttttggagtcctttgttcgacatttgagaatttaccaatctcTTGACTCGACTAAGTTTacggcatgactctgataccatgttagacgaacacgaatctccacaatgatatgatattgtccactttgagcataagctctcatagctttactttgggctttcccaacaCGAGAGCTTCCCCAaagctcaaaaaagaaaaaaaaaataataattatgagaagtaagatattttgaaagttgGGATCAAttcatctttaaaataatatatatatatcttatcaTTTCAAAGGGACTCAATTTGTCGATCATATAAAATTCAACTTATACATGCAAAAGTAGAAATACATTTTATTGtcaattttatcatttctttATTCCAAGCTTACACATACTGATGacataaaaatacaaatggaTCAAAGTCCACTTACATTCAGGCAACACATAACATAAGCAATTAAACAtgtgaatttgaatttctcaaATTAACACTATCAAGCCACTTATTATTGTACTCCAAGTTGTTGTTCTTAAGCctgaaaacaacaaaaataacattGTATGAGCATCATAAGAAGGCTGTAGCAATGAGAATATTAtcatacaaaacaaaaatgtaattacAGAAAGTTAGTGTTAAAGCATATGGTACCATGAAGCGAGTCTTGTAAAGTTCAACAATGGCTTTAGGATCATGTTTTGTTTGCTTGTAAGCATCAATCTTGTTTAACTCCTGCATCAACAAtactaaataattgaataaggTTGCACTAAGACATTATCTTCGTTTTTTTGGATACGAACTTCGTGGTGATAGAGGAATATTTATAATAGAGGCTAGACAACGAGTATTCCTATAATACAAGACATTCTTCAAATATCTAGCTATTCTActcaattctaaaaataatacttaGAAACTTCTAGACTATAAGCTCTCACAATTGTTGAGTATTATCATAAGCTCTCACAATTGTTGAGTATTATCCTGTTGGGCTAACGATGATCTTTGAGAACTTTTTGATCCCAAACTTTCACAATTATAGCAATTCTCcatttatacttttaaatattttgctCTCAATCCccaaattattctaaattatttggGACTTATCgctaaatttttatattatacttaattgaaataaaaaaccaaTTATTTATGAACTTGATGTCAAACTCTCTGTATGCAGTTTAAAATACAAGTCATATAGCGATAGGATATGATATGGAACTATATGTCGTAGGTATATATAAAGTAGAGACTAGAACATAAGCCTTGAATGTATACAAATTAAGATagcataataaaatttaagttcaaaatatattagaaaaacATGATTAAGTGTTTCCAGAAAAAGTATTTCACTAAACAATAACACAGTTTCAGTTATTACCTCAATCCATGCCGCTAGGTTAGGTCTTCCTTCTGTGATATCATACTTGAAAACCTCAGTTAAGAAAACATGGAACCTTTCAATAAATGTGATGTATGCAATGTCCACctgaagaacacaaaaactCAGTTATGGAACGTGTGGTCGAAGTTTAATCTTACTGGGGCGTTTGAAGTGggtgaaattttgttttaacctgaagttttttgtttatgtttattatatgAGATAtcctaaatttcaaaacttaaaCAATAAAGATTTGTTCCCAtcaaacaatatattttttatttcaataatcaCCTATGGTCTGATTTAGATAGTTAAAGACAATTTGTTGTTTATGATCATATGAAATTGAATGACATTTTGTAGGAAAaaatcttacaaaaaaaaaaaaaaaaccatattttGCTAGGTTTCCTAGAATTTTGAATTACGATACTTAACATCAAAGTTTAAAATGCAGATGTCGACAAAAACATTGAATTCTTACTTTTATagaaatatcaataaaatctGAATTTTCATGGATAATccttgaaaaattataaaaatatttaaattaacaagACTTAAATAGCGAGCCCTAAGTAGATTTCAATAGTAAACACTATGCTCAAGCTCAAAATTAAAGTTGATAAGTTGAAGATGTTGGCCAAACTCAACTCGACCCAATTTAGGCTAAATGCCTCCCAAAGTATAATGAACGAGACACTTTTAGTGTGTTTTCATGAATCATAAGAAGTGAACAGTAGTACGGGTGTAGAGAATAATTGAGGAATGGTAGGCCATATATACACTCATAGATAtaagataaaacaataaataaaataaagtaaaattacCCCACTGAATTGACCCAAAAAGAATGGCCCATCATCAAATTTTTGCAGAGCAGTCTCCAGGTAATCAAATTGAGGACCTGAAGAGAAGTTCTTGAAAATCAGCTCTTGTTGTAACAATAACTAAAGAAAAGACTAGAGAGAGATGAGGGGCCTTTACCTGCTTCCTTGGCTGGGTCACCCTTAAATGAAGGGTATACTGCCCCAATAAATGTGTCAGTATAAGCTAGCAACTCTTCAccaaattgttttttaacAGGATCCTataatttgaatgatagaaGTACTTTCAGTGTTTTTGACAGTAAAGCCATCTCAATGAGCTTAAGAAAGGCTACGAAGCAACATAAATTTTGCCAACTCACATCTGGGAAAAGAGAAGGTCCTTCAAAGTTGCTATCTATATATTTGATCAAATCAAGGCTTTCTCCTGTAACTTTCCCATTGTGTTCCAAAGTTGGCACCTGAAAATAAGGGTTTAGGCAAGCATTTCTCTCAAGAAAACTACATAGTTACCATGTTTAAATCCTATTTAATTTGGTTCCTGAGTACTTTTGCATTTTCGGCTAGCTTACATTGGATCTTGACTAATTTTAAAGAACTAACTGTTGGACTGATTTTGTCTTTTTGGTCTCTTGCAAgtcttgttttgtttctactttcaagtatttattttagttcaatttttaTCAACATTCATCTTGGTTCTTAGCCATCAAAATTACCAAGCCACTTTGTTTTCAAGTTGGAAACAAGATTTAGGTCATAATTTAAAACACGAATCTATGTAATGTCACAGTGACATTATATGTGTATCAAACCAGGTTAGACTAAAGTTCAATGACAACCAAATCATTTAATCGTATAAAGAGTATGAAGACCAACTTGAACTTACCTTGTTTGAAGGGTATACTTTTTCCTTATACCAGGCAGGCCTGTTTTGAAGGTTTAGAGGCACTAGTTTAATTTGATCTTGTAGTCCCTGCAGCCCcccaaaaaaacaagaagaaaaatgatgtCCAAAAACAAAGGAGAAACCAGCAGCTTGTAAGTAGAAATCTCAGGCAATAACCCAGCACTGAACAGAGAAATCACCTTGTAATTTCTTGTGATCCAAGCACGCTGTGCAAACGGGCAATAGTAAGCTATATACAACCTTCAGAAACAGAGCCACAAATTGCAGAATCTTTGGGTTAGAGAATTTCTCCAGCGACAATCCATATACAAATTAGCTTCGGTTAACAATAATTTTCGTTCATAAAGTAAGAATTTAATCTTTAATCTTTAATCTAATTTGATATCTGAAATTGAATACATAGAAATTTAGTTCTTctaatctaaaattataaCGACATAGTTCTTaccatataaaattttgttaacatTTAACATGTCTCTTATATATACAAGATGATCAAATGTGTTTATTATGTATAAGTATCGAGACTAAATAGTTTTAGGTTACTACATTGTTACTTAACTAGCAAACAACCAACCTGGTAGTTCCGTCGAAGAGTGGAGGCTGTTCGGCATCGGCCTCTAATGACAGCGGACGAACTTCCGGCACCACATTTCTACAAAAACACAAGGAAATCAAACAACCAAAACACAAccaaataaatcataaaaaacaacaacaaaaaaagaaactaaaatccAGAGATGAACATCAACGAGAAACTCATTTCTTCCATCGTGAAATACTCACAACGTAGTAGCCATCGATTTCTCCCGGCACGAACTTCACGGCGGTGTTTGCTCGAAGATTTTGAGGGTGTGAGTGTGAGGAGGTTTTTGGGGACTGGTGAGTATGAAAATGGCGGGCAAGAGCCTTTATATAGGCCACCGGAGCACAGTCTAAAACGGGAATTCGCAAGCAGTGACGTGGCGGTCGAGCTGGCGGCTGAGTGCTTAATTtggtgaaaaataaatatattaagaagACCAACTCCCAAGCAAAGTGGATagcttttttctgttttttcgcgattattttattatttatttaattataaaaaatgttttcataATCATTAATTTGATATGTTACGTCTCTGGTGACATAAtttcaatgaaattattaatatataattatattttaattaatgggttgattaagatatattaatttaataatattattttgtttgtatctcctctcatttttttagttctcaattaaattaatatatattttttaataattttaatttgtttctaatatattttatttgataattatatttgttttacgAAATTCACTCTAAAAATCCATCGTCTAACGGCGTTTCATATCGGAAAATGAAAAACGCCGTTATTCCTCTGCCCGGTGCCCGAAATACAAACCGCCAAAAAAAATCGAACCGCCAAAAGTATTAGAAACCGCCAAACCGGTCAGGCGTTGAAGAAACGGTACTGCATCGAAGAGCTCACCCTCTTTATCGCGATTCTAAATTTCGCGAAGGTCCCGATATTCGTTCTTCAATGGCGACGGATTTCTCAGCAGAactgagagaaaaaaatcttCCAGGATCGAGACTAACCATACGGCCAGATTTAGGATTCGCAGTCGCTGGTAATGGCAGAGTTGATCGACAGCAAGATTGCCGTTTCTCCGATGTCGGGTATTCCTCTTCAGCTGTTCTCACAGCTACGAAGGAAGGCATTGAATCTCATCGTGCTGCCGTGGGGAGAATACCGGAGTATTATGCTTCtgttttttatatattcaaGAAGATCCGTCGTGCAGAGCGGTTCGGGATTCCTGTACGTTTGTCGTAGGCTGAAAAGCGATTCTCTCGAGCTGAGAGGTGATTTTGCGGTTTCGTtgcattgtttctttttcgtaTGATTTGATGTGTGTTTGTATGCCTAGGCTCTGAGCAGTGGAGGTGTGTACTATTCTATTTTTTCCTTGGCTGAATTTCATGTTGTTTCATGGATCGATAGTGAATTCATCAACATAATTATTGCATTTGTTCGCGAACAGGATATTCtatattctcatttttttcgaAGTGGATGCAGAAGATAGTTCTGAACATTTTcgcatttcatttttttttgtcttacTTGAATTTCATGTCGTTTCATGGTCGATAGTGAATTCATTGAATTCATCAACTGATCAATGCATTTACTTACGAACAAGACTTTCCGAATTCTCATTTTTCGAAGTGGACGCAGAAGATAGTCCAAAGCTTCTTCATATCGCAtccttttttccttgttttcctGTCTTGTGTCGTTGGATAATTTAAAAGCTGCCGTTTCGTTTGTGAACTGGAAATTTTGCAGGTTCGCCATTGATTCAGATGAAATGGCCAAAGCACAGAGGAGCTGAAGAGAAAGGCAAGAGCAGAGAGATTCTCTCTTTGCTATATTACTATCGTGTTACAGAAATTTGTACCATTCATCTTTCCTCAGTTCGACtatcttttctgtttttcagATTTGAGCTATTGACTTTGTCTATGTCTACTGACGAGGAGGCAAAGAAGAAAGCTCCGCTGGCCAGATTTGCTCCATTTTCATAGAGTATCCTTTGATTCAATAAGAAGCTATAAGTCTTATGTTCAATCAAACTATTATCCATTTAACCAATTGGACAAGCCGAGCTCTTAACCAGTAACCATTTAGTTCCTCGTATCCTGAACCTTTTTAGTTGAAGGATGCGgccatttgttttgtttgaaatgtATAATATTGGACTCCATTAGACGGAGGTGAGGTTAAAAATGTCCAGAACTGTTCCCTCTTCATCAAAATTGAAGGGTCCACTAAAATTACTTAGACTATCATTATCCTCGTTTTTCCAATTCTCAAGCAAGCCCTTTTGAGTTCGATCCAAGTAAAATGGTAGGAAGGGGGATGTACCTGTTGTTCAGTAATCAATCTAGAGTGTATAATTCCTGATTCTGTTTTCGGGAAGTACACGATTCTATGGAAAGCACAACAGTGGCCTCAAAGAAGTTAGTCCAACCGTTTCATGCATTGACGATCAATAGATTTCTGATTTTCATCTTACAGACCTTATTCAACTAAATTTACTTGGAAGTTatctaattaatttgtttatctTTTGCAGGTTCAAATTGATTTTGTCGCTGATTTGCTTCTTTCTCCATATTTACACACTGAAATCTTGATGCATAGTATTACTATTGTCAACCAGGGCCTTTTTTGAGTCGGGGAATAAGATGTGACGACATGAGGAGGTTTGAAACCATTCTTTCCTACAGAACAaagtgtttaattttttttgttgttgttgctctTAAGGATCTGTCAGagggaaaaactaaaaattttgttgattgaCTGAGACAAGGTGAGCAATTGAAAATCAGAGGCTTCCTTAATTCTCAGAATGCATGTATATCACCTGTTGCTTCTTCCTCTATCCCCATAGCAGTTACTAGCACAAGGTCTCTGCCCTCATCATTTTGCTGCTCTGGTTGTTATACTTGAAAAAGTATGAAATGGCAGGGCTCTTTGGTCATGATCGAGAATGGCAGACGGAGCCCATAAGTGTTTAGGATTGCTTCAAGGACCTTGTGACTGCTTACACTCTGGTTCGTttatcccttttttttcttctcaattatCACTTGCTAAGGGTCTAGAAAAACCTTCAATAGCTTGTCAGATGGGgcaaaaaatgactaaacttTTCTTGTAAAGACTTGGCTTTCACTGTATGTTTCAGGCTTGCTTTTCTTGGGGAACAGAGTACAATTAGACTTATTGGTGAAGGTTATATGATATTATAGGCCTAGTtcatatatatgaaatatcaTTATTTGCTTATCCTACAGTGTATCAGCATTTGTATGCCTGCCAATCTATACACCAACTCTCAAAACGAGAGAATATTACATGTTGATAGTAAATATCTAGACAATGTGGAAAAACAAGATTTACAAAGATGAAGGAtgtagtttcattttgttaCATGAAGAAACAATTTACGAGCTTTGTACATTTACGTCCGTCATCTTCTATTTTACTTGCCAATAGAAGATCTTACAAATTAATAGATCTTTCTAAGAAGACTGAATTTTCTAGCTATGTTTGTCAATAAATTGAGAATGATATAAAGACGTTAACAAAGTTTACCAGCTAGGAATTTTCGGACGAAGGGAGACCTCCTCTGATTGACAAGGAACAAGGGGAGGGCCTACCATTGATCAAATGAGGATCTAAGAACACAACTACAACAGAAATGTCATCGTGAAAATGCCTTCTCACACCTCTATCTATCTTTTTCAGGTCTGAATATctcat
This portion of the Cucurbita pepo subsp. pepo cultivar mu-cu-16 chromosome LG08, ASM280686v2, whole genome shotgun sequence genome encodes:
- the LOC111799711 gene encoding glutathione S-transferase L3-like: MATTLNVVPEVRPLSLEADAEQPPLFDGTTRLYIAYYCPFAQRAWITRNYKGLQDQIKLVPLNLQNRPAWYKEKVYPSNKVPTLEHNGKVTGESLDLIKYIDSNFEGPSLFPDDPVKKQFGEELLAYTDTFIGAVYPSFKGDPAKEAGPQFDYLETALQKFDDGPFFLGQFSGVDIAYITFIERFHVFLTEVFKYDITEGRPNLAAWIEELNKIDAYKQTKHDPKAIVELYKTRFMA